In the Colius striatus isolate bColStr4 chromosome 3, bColStr4.1.hap1, whole genome shotgun sequence genome, TCTATTTCCTTCAGGGACATGATGGAAATAAATCTACCACTACCTTGCAATCCTTTTTCCTCATGCATTATGCCACCAGTCTGCAGACATTTTGTCTTCTATACACTTTATTGAATCAAATCATTACTGAACTTGCACCTGAGGTTCTCCTCTTGTCCCCAAAGCACAGTCATGTTAAGCACCATGGGAGTGACCCAGACAGGACAGTGTCACTGCAGTGTCTGGGCATGGGTGCAGCTCACAGCAGTGACAAGAAAGACCTTCCAAAAGCTGCAGACTTCCAAAGCAGACTTTCTCATTAAAGCTGAAAGCTGACACGGCATCTTTTGTCATGCCACCTTCTTTGAATGACAGCTCCTCTACCTCACGATATTAGTTGTAAGACCAGTCATAGCCCCACAATATACCAACCCAGCAGATGCCGTATTAACAAGAAGACAATGACTAATTAGAAACAGCATTACTTGCCAACAAGCAAAAGAACTGCACAAAAGACACCCCACAGCAAGAACAATTGTGGCAATAATCTGATAAATTCCGTTACCTGAGAACTAGGCACAAGGGCTTTCCACCAGTGTCCACCTTTCACAAGGTCCACGTCACCCAAGGGCATTGACACTTTGCCAATGACACAGTGGCGTGAGAATTTGTCAAAATCCACTACAGTTAAAAGCAGAGTTCTCCTCTGGGCTTCTAAAAAGGGGATTTCAAATGTGTACCTCTCTTCAAACACCGGGCTCTGCGTTTTGCGCTTCACTCCGGTCTGCTTGGAGTTCTTCTGATCGGGAAGGAGGCAGATCTTCACGTAGGGGTTGGAGTGAGCCATGTCTTGCCTCGAGCCGTCGTAAGAAATGGGAGGAGGCAGATCTTTAGCCTCGATGACTCGCACTATTAGGTAGTTATGCAGCAGATCGTACTGCGTGCTGAAGTGCAGCATGCCCAGCTGATACTTGGATAAGATCTCCTCATCCGTCAAGGAGTCCATGTCATCGCTATTCGAGTCAAGAGAGTACAGTCTGGGTTCAAATTTCCTAAAATAGTCATCTGGGGTATAGGTTTTTCGCAGGATAGTTGGCTGAACTATTTCCTTCTTAGCTCCTATTATCCCAAACTCGATTGGCTTAATGTCAATCAACGGAGAACTCGGCCTCCTCGACTCTAAACCTAAACGAGAGAAGCAAACAaatacaatcagcagcaaatcAACTGAAGCCATTACAGGCACATGTCAGCTTGTGCTTCTTTTGAGTACAGCTATTCTATGTCTGTGCAATGCCCAGCAAAGCAGGACTTTTCACCATCACACAGCCAACAGTTAATAGCACCCATAGCTACACTGAAGTGCAAGCTCAGCTACATTTTCTTCCCTACTTCCCATTCATATTTACTTGGAGGTATCGTGCTTCAGACAGAAAACCAAGGCTGGCCCCCTCCAGCCAGTTCCTGCCAACCAAGATGAGTTTTAATCAATGCACCTTCAACTTGACTTGATTCCCTGTCTAAAAGATGAAAGAGCGAGCACTacagtttgatttttcttccccACAAGAATTACATTAATGTGGGAAGGATGACCTTACTTGAAATCCGCCTCGTGAGGCTGTAAGTGGACCGTGATGCATCTGAAGACGACCGCCTTCTGTCAGGGGAAACATCCTGAAGAGTGGGAGGCAGCTCACTGATTGTATTATCAGAGTCTCCATCTTTGTCCTCATTTTGGCTGCTTATCCTGTTATAACGAGAGACCTTTGGGTGATTCAACTCAGTAAAAGGAgcaaatacagaataaaaaccTGGGTATTAGCCTCGGTCTAATCTTGGGTGCACAGCCCTGGATGCTCTGGGTTATCTCCTAATTTATCTGGGAAGCAAAAGGCTGAGCACCTGACTTCAGACCTATATGAAAAACAGAATCTTTACATCTCTGCTCATCTTTCAAAGAGTTATACCAGTATTAGATTACAACGCAGGCCACTCGGGCAGGTGTGACTCAGAACTTCATCAGAAGTACTGTATTTgtccttaagaaaaaaagaaaagaaagaaaagcaaaaccccaCAAGccagaaaaccccaaacagtaGTTTATTCCTGTAAATTCACAGCTACACTTTGGAAGCACAGACTTCACTAGGAATGAACCAGCATGGGAGATCACCACACTCAGACATCTGAAACCTACCACACAGCTCTCTCAGTAAAACACTGCTTTGCCACTAGTATGCCACTAAGGTTTCAAAACTCAAACCTTACAAATACAACTGATTAAGAGTTATTTATGGGCATGCCTTTTAAAACAACTGGCTGCATTTTATCCACTTCTGTAAACGACAGGTGATTCTCACCAGACAGTAATTTTACTGCCCAGGAGTCTTAGTGGGAGCAGGGAAGTTGTCAGGATCTGAACACTAAAGCAAGCTTTGATGAGAGTTGTAGCATCTTTGAGAAGACTCAACAGAAGACTGGCATCATAAAGAAGTCCACGTGTCATTCccatttcagtttgctttttatatatttatatatgaaaCTATGAacatgtatgtatttatttcacatGAAACAACATTCTGGTTAAAATCCTCAATGTGCAACAGCTGAAGTGGCTCACAAAAGCAGTTAAGGACCTCCCACCCCTGACTGAGAGATGTGCAGGAGCAGACAGGAACCACTACAGAGATAAAGTCTCCAACTGTATGTTCACAGGGGAGCATCTACCAATGGAAGTGAAATCACACACAGTGGTACATGACACGCAGTGCATCACACAAAATAAGTCTTTTGGTTAATCTATGAGGCACAGTACTCCAAATAATAGCAGCACAtcacaaggaaagcaaaatgagCAAAGTAAAGGTGAATACTATGTGAGTTTTGCTTCTGATTCACCCTTTCTACATGGATGGCTTGGCTGGGTATAAACCAAGTATGTTGAATCATTTGCATTAGTAGCCAATGACTGGAAAAGAGTATAAGCATACTCTGCAAAAAGCAGTAAGCTCACAGAAAAGGATCCCCAAATATAAAATAGATTTCAACTGGGAATTCTAATCCAAGCTAGAAAGCTCACCGTGGGACCCACACAAATGTCACCAGACCAGAGTCACACAACTCaccttaaagaaacaaaaagctgctAATAATCAAAATCAACCCCTTTGCCTAAAGGGGAGCACACTATTTGCACAACTCTGCAGCCCATTAAAGGTAGTCCAAATCATGCAGAGCTTGACATATAATCAGTACTtggaacacaaacagctttTTCATGCCTAAATGCATGTCTCTACCATCACAGGTAGCATTTGGATACACTTGTGTTTGAGAAGCAAAATCAGAGAGGAGAAGGCCGGGTGAAAAGGGAATCAGGAAGACAGGCATTAAGGATGTTCTACAATGGGTAAACGTAATAGCGAGCTAATAACATACACATGACCTTTAGTAAGGAAATTGCTGCTGAGccacaatattttttcctcaaataaaCTTTGGCTCCGGTTAAAGCAGCTGTTTGTGTTTCATCCCAACCTTTGGGAAGAGGAGTCGCATCCTGATCTCAGTTGAGTCTCACAGAGTGCACCATTTATGTTTAGGGTTTGTATAGAACACTCCATAGCGGGCAGTCCCAGCATACACCCTCGTTCCCAGCCCATTTCTGCAAAGACCAGGATGCAGGTGCTGCTCAGGAAGAAGCTATCACACATTCAGGCCAACACAGTTCAGACTCACTTCATgaagacatttctttttcctaaattgccactataaaaaaaatccagaaagtgagaaaaatcAACAGGCTCCCAAAAGGAAGGGCTTAAACCTGCAGCTTGAACATCCCACCCTGAATTTCCAGGACAATGAGGTGTCTCATGGTTGCCAAAGGGAAAACCTACAGGCAAAAATAAAGGGTGCATTACTAAGCACAAGTGCTCAAATGTTCACTAGTAGGCTGATGAAGACCATAAAAGCAGCTTTCCCCTGGGGACTAACTGGGGAGGTGAAGAAGGAGCAAATTGCATTCTGCATTACAGCACTGTCCTAGGCCTAtgaacaatcatagaatggtaggggttggaagggacactAAGAGaccacctagtccaatccccctgcagaagcaggttcacctagatcaggtcacacagtatcatgtccaggtaggtcttgaagccctccaaggaaggaatgGCAAGATGGAAAGATCTCAGCTGAAAACCTAGATTTATTTGTAAAACATGTTCAGTCTGTTAGCAAGGAATACAATAAATTGATTTGTTCCCAAATTCGATGCATGCATCTAAATGCAGAATATGATGGTGTCAAATCTATCTTCCATTGTAGGGAAGA is a window encoding:
- the SYT17 gene encoding synaptotagmin-17 isoform X2 codes for the protein MAYIQLEPINEGLLARISDLLLCRWTCRNCCQKCFDCSCCQTNEDEVEILGPFPAQTPAWLISSQNEDKDGDSDNTISELPPTLQDVSPDRRRSSSDASRSTYSLTRRISSLESRRPSSPLIDIKPIEFGIIGAKKEIVQPTILRKTYTPDDYFRKFEPRLYSLDSNSDDMDSLTDEEILSKYQLGMLHFSTQYDLLHNYLIVRVIEAKDLPPPISYDGSRQDMAHSNPYVKICLLPDQKNSKQTGVKRKTQSPVFEERYTFEIPFLEAQRRTLLLTVVDFDKFSRHCVIGKVSMPLGDVDLVKGGHWWKALVPSSQNEVELGELLLSLNYLPSAGRLNVDIIRAKQLLQTDMSQGSDPFVKIQLVHGLKLTKTKKTSCMRGTIDPFYNESFSFKVPQEELENASLVFTALVH
- the SYT17 gene encoding synaptotagmin-17 isoform X1, which codes for MAYIQLEPINEGLLARISDLLLCRWTCRNCCQKCFDCSCCQTNEDEVEILGPFPAQTPAWLISSQNEDKDGDSDNTISELPPTLQDVSPDRRRSSSDASRSTYSLTRRISSLESRRPSSPLIDIKPIEFGIIGAKKEIVQPTILRKTYTPDDYFRKFEPRLYSLDSNSDDMDSLTDEEILSKYQLGMLHFSTQYDLLHNYLIVRVIEAKDLPPPISYDGSRQDMAHSNPYVKICLLPDQKNSKQTGVKRKTQSPVFEERYTFEIPFLEAQRRTLLLTVVDFDKFSRHCVIGKVSMPLGDVDLVKGGHWWKALVPSSQNEVELGELLLSLNYLPSAGRLNVDIIRAKQLLQTDMSQGSDPFVKIQLVHGLKLTKTKKTSCMRGTIDPFYNESFSFKVPQEELENASLVFTVYGHNVKSSNDFIGRIVIGQYSTGAPESNHWRRMLNAHRTAVEQWHSLRSREECDRVSPASLEVT